In Leptospira saintgironsiae, the DNA window TTCAGAAAATTTATCCGGCCTATACGAAAACCTTGTCTCCAGATTTCATTCCAATGGAGAATCTCCGGAAAGTTTATCCTCTCTCATGGTATTTCATCTCGCTTCTCTTCTGGAAAAAGGAACAGTCTTACTCGGAATGAGAAAAAGAAAGTATGTAAGAGACATTCTTCCAATTTTCAAAAAACCACTGCCTGAAATCTCAAGATCCGAATGGGGAGAAAATGGAATTCGATCCTGAAATACTCTCCATATTAGAAAAAGTGAAACAGGGAAACGCGGATGCGAGCTTCGACTACGCATGGGAAGAAGGAAGAAAACTTTATCTAAAAGGAAGATACTTCGAGTTACATGAAGTATTTGAATTTCAATGGAAGAAGGAAAAAGGTGGAAGAAGACTTCTTCTACACGGATGGATCCAACTTGCCATTTCTTTGAATAAAGTATTTGTAAAACCGAATATACGCGGATCTAAAATGCAAGCGGAGAAAGCTAGGGAGAAGTTCTTAAAACTTTCCGAAACTGGAGAACTTTCGCCTTTCGGAGCAGAAGAAAATGGGCTTATCGTTTCCTATTTAAATAAACTTTTAAGCAATTTTGAAAGTGAAGAAAGTTGGGACCTCGAACGAATTAAAGAACTTTCTTTACCTGAAATGAAAGAAAACCCAAAGGAATTGTTTTCAAGTTCTGTTTTCCCAGCATCGTGACTCTATGGAAGTTTCGGATCCTCAAAACAAAAACCAAGAAAGTGGATTTTTCGAATCCGGCGGTTATAAACTCCATTATACAAAGAGAGATAATGGAAAGGGCAGAGCATTACTCTTACTTCATGGATTTATGGATTCTTCTCAAACCTTTTTGTTCCAGGAAGAATATTTATCTAAACATTTCGATCTTTATCGTTTTGATTATAGAGGACATGGAGATTCAGATTGGTTAAGAGAAGGTTTCTACCACTTCATGCTTCCTCTAGTGGATACCACAACATTCATCCAAAAATTTCTTCCTGAAAAATTCCATATACTTGGGCATTCCATGGGAGGCGGTCTTGGTTCTCGGATTGCAGGTTTGTATCCGGAGAGAGTAGAAAGCCTTGTATCTCTAGAAGGTTTTAGTTCTCTCCAAGATCCTGAAAAGGAAAGAAGAAGGTTCCTCGGCTGGTTGGAAAATTGGGAACAAAGCCTTGCAGGAAAAGATAGAAAGCGTCAAAAAAATTTCAAATCTGTAGAAGATGCTGCAGCAAGGCTTGCACCTATCTATCCAAGACTTCCTAAAGAAAGACTTTTAAAGATCACTGAAACATTAACAAGACCTGCAGAAGAGGGAGGTTATATGTGGAAAAGTGATCCTTCTTATAAAAATGGCCCTCCAGTCTTTATAAGTCCTCAATTCACTCGACATCTTTGGCAAACAATTGTATGTAATGTTCTCGTAGTTTATGGGCAAAAAACTCATCTTGCTTTGGATGATAGCAAAGAAGTATTCTCTCATATTAGAAATTTAAAATATACTGAAATAGAAGATGCAGGCCATAATATGCATCATGATCGTCCTGATATTCTCGAAAGCATACTCGAGGAATTCTACGTAACAAATTTAAAGTAAACGGATTTTAAATATATCACGGTGTCGGATAACGCACTTGTTACTCACGCATGTTTAGTACGAAAAATTCTGAGACATAAAAAATTTTCCTGAGTTTTTACAAAAAACACTTGTACTTTTACAGTACCGGAATAGTTTTCCTCCAACGTTTTGTAGTTAGGGGCGAACATGGTAAGCAGCAAATTTAAAGAGCAAATGGAAAGATACGTAAACTACCGAGGAATAGACATCATTCTCCATTTAAAAGATGGTTCTATTATCGAATTGGATAAAAACAGAAGACTCGTAGGCGAAGAGATCGTGTATTTTCCACAAAAAGCGAATCCAAGTAAAATTTCTCTTACTATGATCCAAAAAGCGGATCTATTCGTCGCATAACCAAAGCAACGAATCCCTTTAAAATGACCAAAACGACACCGGGATTACCCGGTGTTTGTTTATAAAAACCTTAAGCTAAGGTCTGGATCAATTCTTCGATCTCTTTGATCTTATCAAAATCCTTTTCAGTGTAATTCAAGAACACATCGTATTCGACATCAGAAACACGATCACACTTGATCACTTTCATAGGAATATCAATGGAACCAGAGATACTGATGGTTCCGACTTGCAGAGCAAGATTAGTTCCCGGCTCCCACGGAACATCAGTTCTATGCACGATTCCTACGAGTACGTTTTCTGCAATCCTTAGCTTAGCACTTTCTAACACCTGAAAGTCTACGTTAAGAGTGGAGGGGATTCTATTGTATTTCATGGCGGTTCCTCCCGGTTTTTCTAAGAAATCTTAGATTAAGTCGCTTACGTTCCGATTAAGATCGTTTTACGATCCTGAAATAATCGTTCAGACAGGCGAATATCCTATTTATAGCAATTTCTATACCAGTAACCTTATATTGGGCCCCGGACAAAAAGAAAATCGTGCAATGCACTAAAATATTAGGTCTCTTTTCAATATAGCGAACAGATATGAGATTTTAACGGAGAAGGAGCCGGGTCTTTGGGATATCGAGGACTAAAATCTTACGATTTTGTCGAAGCTACTACAGGGCAGATTTTAGAGAAACTTACAATATTCTAATATATTGCTAATTTATTAAGCGAATTGGATCTTAAGCAGAGATTCCGATCTTCTGAAATTAATACAGTTTCAGAAGATCGAAATCATTTCTCAGAGGGAATAAACGGAAGCTTTTTGTCTTAGAGTTTTACTCAGTAAAGAATTCTGGTCTTAAGAGATCCAGGATGTCTTTCTATTCTTTCTTTTAGTTCATCACCTACGCTCATATTGATGACCATAGATAAGTAACCAATTTCTGCGCTGGTTCCTAAATGTTGGGAGCTGATATTTGCACCAATCTCGGAAACCATACTGTTGATATCTTTTAAGAACCCAGGTTGGTTTTTATGAACATTCAGAATTCTATACATTCCCTGAGGAATAGGGTTTAATTCCAGATGTGGGAAGTTCACAGCAAAAGTAGTGGAACCATTGTTTACAAACTTCAAAAGTTTAGAAGCAACTTCCGTTCCTATATTCTTCTGGGCTTCTTCCGTAGAACCACCGATATGAGGGGTCAATATTACGTTTTGCAGATTCTGCAAAGGAGTGATGAATGGATCGCTATTAGATTCAGGCTCTTGTGGAAAAACATCCACTCCGGCACCTGCAATATGACCAGACTTAATCGCTTCAGCCAATGCTTCCAGATCCAAAACTTTTCCTCTGGAAAGATTGATAATATAGGCTCCCTTTTTTGTAGCCTTAATTTCCTTAGCTGCATACAAATTCATTGTTTCCGGAAGTTCTGGCACATGGAAGGTAACAAAATCAGAAACGGAAAGTAATTCTTCGTAAGAATTGAG includes these proteins:
- the serA gene encoding phosphoglycerate dehydrogenase, with protein sequence MISYPKEKINVLLLENVHQDAFQLFQKDGFNVRLLPQALGEDELSKEIENIHVLGIRSKTNLTAPVLAKAKRLMTVGCFCIGTNQVDLAEAEKKGIPVFNAPYSNTRSVAELVIAEIIMLARRVPDHIRNTHAGIWNKISKNCFEVRGKTLGIVGYGHIGSQVSVLAEAMGLKVVYYDIQTVLPLGNATPLNSYEELLSVSDFVTFHVPELPETMNLYAAKEIKATKKGAYIINLSRGKVLDLEALAEAIKSGHIAGAGVDVFPQEPESNSDPFITPLQNLQNVILTPHIGGSTEEAQKNIGTEVASKLLKFVNNGSTTFAVNFPHLELNPIPQGMYRILNVHKNQPGFLKDINSMVSEIGANISSQHLGTSAEIGYLSMVINMSVGDELKERIERHPGSLKTRILY
- a CDS encoding alpha/beta fold hydrolase gives rise to the protein MEVSDPQNKNQESGFFESGGYKLHYTKRDNGKGRALLLLHGFMDSSQTFLFQEEYLSKHFDLYRFDYRGHGDSDWLREGFYHFMLPLVDTTTFIQKFLPEKFHILGHSMGGGLGSRIAGLYPERVESLVSLEGFSSLQDPEKERRRFLGWLENWEQSLAGKDRKRQKNFKSVEDAAARLAPIYPRLPKERLLKITETLTRPAEEGGYMWKSDPSYKNGPPVFISPQFTRHLWQTIVCNVLVVYGQKTHLALDDSKEVFSHIRNLKYTEIEDAGHNMHHDRPDILESILEEFYVTNLK
- a CDS encoding DUF309 domain-containing protein; translation: MEFDPEILSILEKVKQGNADASFDYAWEEGRKLYLKGRYFELHEVFEFQWKKEKGGRRLLLHGWIQLAISLNKVFVKPNIRGSKMQAEKAREKFLKLSETGELSPFGAEENGLIVSYLNKLLSNFESEESWDLERIKELSLPEMKENPKELFSSSVFPAS
- a CDS encoding PilZ domain-containing protein, giving the protein MKYNRIPSTLNVDFQVLESAKLRIAENVLVGIVHRTDVPWEPGTNLALQVGTISISGSIDIPMKVIKCDRVSDVEYDVFLNYTEKDFDKIKEIEELIQTLA